Part of the Vigna radiata var. radiata cultivar VC1973A unplaced genomic scaffold, Vradiata_ver6 scaffold_86, whole genome shotgun sequence genome is shown below.
AACTTGTGTCTCTTTTAAGataattgaattatataacCAGGTATtagattaaaacaatataaaaatagagtTGTTAGTTTTTAGTAAAGAAGTTAAGTTATGCATTTAGCATAGGTAGAGAAGTTGGGGGTGTTAATAGTATTTTGGAGGTGCTAAATTAAATTGCAGCCCAAATTGTCGCAGTGGGCATGAATCTCTCTCTCCTGCTTCATTGTACGACAACAGATTACTATggctgaaaagaaaagagattgaGAAGCTGAAACATTAACGATTATTGCTTCCTTAAAACCTAACAAGAAGAACACTATACTTGAAAACCATGTCTATAGTGTTTACGaaagtgatgaagaagaaagagacGAGGGAAGTGTGTATGTTAAAGGGGTTAGAAATTGAAGGTGAGAGAGAGATTGTGATTCATGGAACAGGGTAGGATTTGTTATGGCACATGCATTTGTAAGCCATTGGACAGGATTCAGCCTCTGCAAGCGATGCACAAACGAAGCTCACCATCACCAACCTGCATGGCGAACACGATCCACACGCATGAGAGCAATCCGGCAACCTCGACCCTGCTATTTCTAGTGTGTCTTTTCTTCCCATTCTTCCTTCCCAATGCTGCTGCAACCTTTCTCTCCTCACTTGGCTCATTCTTATTCCATCTTTTCTATTCTCTTCTCCACCATCTGCATGCAACATATTATTGAAACAGAAGCACAGTCATTTCATCATAATTGTTTGGAAGTGAATAAAAGTGTTAAACTTACGTGAAGGTGATCGGTTTATGTGTCGTGCCGAGATGATTAAAGGAACGCAGagtaaaagaagaatgaaa
Proteins encoded:
- the LOC106754255 gene encoding protein EPIDERMAL PATTERNING FACTOR 2; this translates as MRRTWTSSLYAAAFFILLLLCVPLIISARHINRSPSHGGEENRKDGIRMSQVRRERLQQHWEGRMGRKDTLEIAGSRLPDCSHACGSCSPCRLVMVSFVCASLAEAESCPMAYKCMCHNKSYPVP